A genomic stretch from Gemmatimonadota bacterium includes:
- a CDS encoding serine hydrolase → MPGASGIRATRCATCTAPRHRLPPVPGGTTPTPTAWLLARVLERITGKPIDDEIRRRFLVPMKLTNTLPSDSRTLPGVVQGYAGAQNPFGGRDAMLDGGVMIVNPQFEGAGGGYAASAADAFPLGQQRISAARFTATRCSRGRRVARRRGCSVRARTTASA, encoded by the coding sequence ATCCCGGGCGCGTCTGGGATCCGCGCGACCAGGTGCGCTACCTGCACGGCGCCACGCCACCGTTTGCCCCCGGTGCCGGGTGGGACTACTCCGACACCAACTGCATGGCTGCTCGCGCGGGTGCTGGAGCGGATCACCGGGAAGCCGATCGACGACGAAATCCGCCGCCGCTTCCTGGTGCCGATGAAGTTGACCAACACGCTCCCCTCGGATTCACGGACGCTTCCCGGCGTGGTGCAGGGCTATGCCGGTGCCCAGAATCCCTTCGGCGGCCGCGACGCGATGCTCGACGGTGGCGTGATGATCGTCAACCCGCAGTTCGAGGGGGCCGGTGGCGGCTATGCCGCAAGCGCGGCCGATGCCTTCCCGCTGGGGCAGCAGCGTATTTCGGCGGCGCGATTCACGGCGACTCGCTGCTCGCGCGGGCGACGCGTGGCACGCCGGCGCGGATGCTCGGTGCGGGCACGAACTACGGCCTCGGCATGA